A stretch of Spirosoma oryzicola DNA encodes these proteins:
- a CDS encoding sensor histidine kinase, with translation MAIKINQLKEYLYARRESILNQWRTRCSIDEDLHTRTSFSREEFNDQLPVLLNILTQRLASEPPETDPVERAGQHGLHRWQRGYSLAELMNELANFYAILEEEIGQFLDLYPQTLPTVVAQAHSQLLRLSQEMGMGSVMYYDQLRQTATAEQVQTLELSLDKLHQLTKQRGHHLRQASHDLRGSFGIASSAAQLLQLPPDEAQRTQFLDMLSRNLKDTEHMLNQLLDYSRLEAGQESLHSKSFDVAQLLHSLVKGAQSVAKSKNLLLKADGPDKLAVVGDELKVQRLVQNLLVNALKYTQQGWVSVSWAMENDTRWIVSVQDTGPGFSAGPTALLADQLQSLAQPTSSHQPEGPATYPSGAIPATSEEKDRPSQPKADGEGIGLFIVKRLCELMKGSMDIETSDRGTLIRIRLLVNQRLSEQGR, from the coding sequence ATGGCGATCAAAATCAATCAGCTCAAGGAGTACCTGTACGCCCGCCGGGAGTCCATTCTCAATCAGTGGCGAACCCGTTGTTCGATTGATGAGGACCTGCACACCCGAACCAGCTTTTCGCGCGAAGAGTTTAACGACCAATTGCCTGTCCTGCTGAATATCCTCACCCAACGTCTTGCCAGTGAGCCCCCCGAAACCGACCCCGTCGAGAGAGCCGGTCAGCACGGACTCCACCGCTGGCAGCGCGGCTATTCGCTGGCGGAGCTGATGAATGAACTGGCCAACTTCTACGCAATTCTTGAGGAGGAGATTGGGCAGTTTCTTGACCTGTATCCCCAAACTTTACCTACAGTTGTGGCCCAGGCTCACAGTCAACTGCTGCGACTCTCCCAGGAGATGGGCATGGGCAGTGTGATGTACTACGACCAGCTTCGCCAGACCGCCACAGCCGAACAGGTACAAACCCTGGAGTTATCGCTCGACAAGCTGCACCAGCTCACCAAACAACGGGGCCATCATCTGCGGCAAGCCTCCCATGATTTGCGGGGTAGCTTTGGTATTGCCAGCAGTGCCGCTCAGCTCCTGCAACTGCCACCCGATGAAGCACAACGAACGCAGTTTCTGGATATGCTAAGCCGCAACCTGAAGGATACCGAACACATGCTCAATCAACTGCTGGACTACTCGCGTCTGGAAGCGGGCCAGGAAAGCCTCCATAGCAAGTCGTTTGATGTGGCTCAACTGCTGCACTCCCTAGTCAAAGGCGCTCAGAGTGTGGCCAAAAGCAAGAATCTGCTCTTAAAAGCAGACGGACCGGATAAATTAGCCGTGGTAGGTGATGAGCTAAAGGTGCAGCGGTTGGTGCAGAATTTGCTGGTCAATGCCCTCAAATATACCCAGCAAGGTTGGGTAAGCGTTTCCTGGGCGATGGAAAACGATACGCGCTGGATCGTCAGTGTGCAGGATACGGGGCCTGGTTTCAGCGCTGGCCCCACCGCTCTACTAGCCGATCAGTTGCAATCCTTAGCGCAGCCGACCAGTTCGCACCAGCCGGAAGGCCCCGCCACCTATCCCAGCGGTGCCATACCGGCTACCAGCGAGGAGAAAGACCGACCAAGTCAGCCTAAAGCCGATGGGGAGGGCATTGGGTTGTTTATTGTCAAGCGTTTATGTGAGTTGATGAAAGGCAGCATGGATATTGAAACAAGTGATCGGGGTACGTTGATCCGCATTCGGTTGCTGGTCAATCAACGCCTATCCGAGCAGGGACGCTAA
- a CDS encoding response regulator yields the protein MIYIVDDKADNRFLLEQTLKRNCHYKDPIQSLPDGYYLLQHMATVTELPQLILLDLHMPLLNGYQTLKGLKQHLDWQTIPVVIMSADASEQEVEACYGAGADMVLIRCLDWRAYSASLRAICQRWL from the coding sequence ATGATTTATATTGTCGATGATAAGGCCGATAACCGTTTTCTGCTCGAACAGACCCTAAAACGAAATTGTCATTATAAAGACCCCATTCAATCGTTGCCTGATGGGTATTATCTGTTGCAACATATGGCAACCGTAACGGAGTTGCCCCAACTCATTTTGCTGGACCTGCATATGCCCCTGCTCAATGGCTACCAAACGCTCAAAGGCTTGAAACAGCATCTGGACTGGCAAACGATTCCAGTCGTGATCATGTCAGCGGATGCCTCTGAGCAGGAGGTGGAAGCGTGCTATGGGGCAGGAGCTGATATGGTGCTGATTCGTTGTCTGGACTGGCGTGCGTATTCGGCTTCGCTACGAGCGATTTGCCAGCGCTGGCTTTGA
- a CDS encoding response regulator has product MVDFTQIDPFDRMPIVHIENDVDDHYLVEKALQAASIRNPVRFFRDGQQALLYLQTTQEVPLVILCDVIMPGMDGFELRDRIAADPVLRLKAIPFVYFSTWANKKLVEQAYEGPIQGYHLKGISFEDLQAELSLIVAYWRRCLHPRSFQ; this is encoded by the coding sequence ATGGTTGATTTTACCCAAATCGATCCCTTCGATCGGATGCCCATCGTTCATATTGAGAATGATGTTGACGATCACTACCTGGTCGAAAAAGCACTCCAGGCAGCCTCGATTCGGAACCCGGTCCGTTTTTTCAGGGATGGCCAGCAGGCGCTGCTGTATTTGCAGACCACCCAAGAGGTACCGCTGGTGATCCTGTGCGATGTGATCATGCCGGGCATGGACGGCTTTGAACTACGCGACCGGATCGCTGCGGATCCAGTGTTACGGCTGAAAGCCATTCCGTTTGTCTACTTCTCGACCTGGGCCAACAAAAAGCTCGTGGAGCAGGCTTATGAAGGTCCTATTCAGGGTTATCACCTGAAAGGCATAAGCTTCGAGGATCTCCAGGCCGAGCTTAGTCTGATCGTAGCCTACTGGAGGCGGTGCCTGCATCCGCGCAGTTTTCAGTAA